CGCCCGCGGTGCCCTCTACGCGCTGCTGGCACGCGGGTTCGAGGCGCCGGGCGAGCGGTTCGCCGCGGCGGCCGCCGACGGGACGCTCGCGGCGACGTGCGAGCGCCTGCTCGCGGCGTCCGCCCTCGACGTCGACGCCCCGACCCTCGACACCGCGGACGACCGCCGGACGCTCCAGGCACGCTACAACGACCTGTTCGTCACCGGCTACGTCGAGTACGAGGACCGCACCGACGGCACCCTCGACGCGACCGGGCCGGCCGTCTCGCTGTACGAGTCGTCCTACCGGTCCGACGTCGCCTGGACCGACGTCAACCTCGACCTCGCGCGGGCGTACGAGTACTTCGGGCTCGCCGTCGACGAGTCGCGCCGGGAGCACCACGACCACCTCCGACTCCAACTGGAGTTCGCGGGGTACCTCGCCCGGCGGGAGGCGGCCGTCTCGGCGGACGCCGCCGGCGCGAGGCTCGACCTGCACGACCGCCACCTGCGGTACGTCGCCGCGGGCGTGGCCGAGCGCCTCGACGCCGAGCCGGGAACGGGCCTGTACGGCGACCTCGGACGGCTCCTGGACCGGTTCACGGCGGCCGATCGGGCGGACCTCGTCGAGCGCCTCGACGACGGCGGCGTGGGCGCGGGCCGCCCCGACGCCGGGGGTGGCGACCGGTGAGTTCCCGCTCGCTCGGCGCGGACGCGGCCGCGTTCGTCCGGCTGGTCGAACGCGCCGGCGACCGCGCGCGCACGGCCCTCCCCCTCTCCGTCCGGGAGGGCGCGGGGGCGCTCGCGCTCGCGACCGTCGGCGCGGCGCTCCTCGTTCGGCTGGTCGTCGAGGCGCCGGTCGACGGCGCCCCGGTCGTCGGCCTCCGGAGGCCGGCCGCCGCGGCCGCCCTCGCGGGGACGGCGGTCGCCGCGCTCGGGCTGGCGACCGTCGCACGACGCGACGCGGGCGCGTTCGGCCTCGTCCTCGTCGCCGTCTTCGCCGGGGCGGCCGCGGCCGACGACGCGGCCGTCGTGCCGGCGACGGGCGCGCTCCTCCTTGGCGCCGCCGCGGTCGTCGCCCCCGCCCTCGAACGGCGGCCGAACGACCTCGCGGCCCCCGCCGTCGCCGCCCTCGCGCTCGTCGCGCTCGTCGCGTCGGCACTCGCGTTCCTGGGGATCGAACCGCCGTCGCTGCGCCCGCTCGGCTCGCGCGCGTGGCTGCTCGCGCTCGCGGCCCTCGGCGGCGTCGCGCTCGAACGCCGGGACGGCGCCGCCGTCGCCCTCGGGCTGGTCGCCGCCGCGGGCGTCGCGTGGGCGGGAGCCGCCGCGCCCTTCGCGTTCGGGGCGGCGGCCCTGATCGCCGGCGGCGTCGTCGGCGCGCCGGGGGTCGCGGTCGCGCTCGCGGTCGGCGGCGCGGTCGCCGGCGCCGTCGCGTTCGCACGGGCGGGCGAGCGCGCCCGTTCGCTCGGCGCCGGCGTCCTGCTCGCGACCGGCGTCCCGGTCGGCATCGCGGCGGGGCTCGCCGCCGTCGTCGGCCTCGCGCTCGTCCGCGGACCCGGAGGTGAGCGGTCGTGAAAGACCCCGACGAGGCCACCGACGGGCCGCCGGACCCGCAACTCGACCCCGAGCGCAGCCCCGGCTTCGGGGCGGATCCGGACGGACTCGAGAGCATCGAGGTGAGCCGGCCGGACGTGACCATCGGCGAGGCGACGCCGCGGGAACTCACCGCGAGCGACACCGAACCGCTCGCCGACGAGCCGACCGAGCGCGTCCTCGCGCTGCTCTCGGGCGACGACCCGGTCGAGCGGCGGCGGGCCGCGCTCGCGCTCGCGGACGGCCCCGACGACGACGTCGTCGACGAGGCGCTCGCGCGGGCGGTCGCGTCGGACGCCGACGCGGACGTCCGCCAGTTCGCGGTCGAGGCCCTCGGCAAACGCGGCGGCGAGGTCGCGTCGGCGGCGGCACGTTCCGCGCTCGCGGACGGGAACCCGTGGGTGCGCGCGGAGGCCGTCGTCGCGCTCGACCGGATCGACCGCGAGGCCAACGCCGACGCCGTCGACCGCGCGCTCGGGGACGACCACCACGCCGTCCGGCGCAACGCGGCTATCTCCGCGTTCAAGCGCCGCGGCGAGGGCGCCATCGAGGTGTTGCTCGAACAGGCCGACGACGAGAGCGAACGCGTCCGCGAGTGGGCGGCGCACCTGCTGGCGGGCGTCGACGACGACCGGGCGCGCGAGAAACTCCGCGCGCTGGCCGCCGACGAGGCCGAAGCCGAGGTCGTCCGCGCGACGGCGGCGCGCTCGCTGGCGGCCGACCCCGCGCGCTTCCGCCGGACGTTCCGCGGCGCGCTCTCGGACCGTCGGCGGACGATGCGCGGCGAAGACGTGCTCAACCGAACGCCGGACCTGTAACCGTGACACGTGACGCACACACCCCGAACGCGAGTGGCGCCGACGAACCGGACGGCGACGTTCGAGAGCGCGTCGAGGCGGCGCTCCGGCGGGTCGTCGATCCGGACGTGGGGACGAACGTGATCGAAGCCGGACTGGTCGAACGGATCCGCGTCGACCGCGAGGCGGACGCGGCGCCGGCGGTGACCGTCGAGGTGGCCCTCGACGGGTTCGACGCTCGCGACGGCCGGTCGGTGATGGACGCGATGCTCCGGTCGGTCCGCCACGAGGGGATCGAACGGGTCCGCGTCGAGCCCGCCGCGGCACCCCCGAGCGAGGGACGGACGGCGGGCGTCGCCGGCTTCGACGCCGTGATCGCCGTCGCGAGCGCGAAAGGCGGCGTCGGCAAGTCGACCGTGGCGACGCACCTCGCCTGCGGGCTGGCCGCCGACCGCTCGGTCGCCCTGTTCGACGCCGACGTCCACGGCCCGAACGCGCCGTCGCTGCTGGGCGCGACCGGACCCGTCCGCTCGGACGACGAGGGCCACCCGCTGGCGATCGACGCCGGCGGCCTCGAGATCATGAGCGTCGGCCTGATGGAGGAGGGGGCGCCGCTGGCCTGGCGCGGCGCGATGGTCCACGACGCGGTGACGGAACTGTTCCGCGAGACGGCCTGGGAGGCGAGCGACGTGCTCGTGATCGACCTGCCGCCGGGCACCGGCGACGTCGTGTTGACGACGCTCGACGAGGTGCCGGTCGACGGCGTGCTGTTCGTGACCACGCCGTTTCACGCCAGCGTCGCCGACACCCGCCGGAGCCTCGCGCTGTTCCGCGAGAACGGCGTGTCGGTGATCGGCACCGTGCGGAACATGGCCTACAGCGAGTGTTCCCACTGCGGGGAGCGCGAACCGCTGTTCGAGCCGACGGACGCCGGAGGAGACGACTCGATCGACGCGGCGACGGTCGCCGAACTGCCGTTCGACCGCGCCCTCCAGCGGACCGCCGAGCCCGGCGTCGCGCCCGACGCCGTCGAACCGGTGGTCGAGGCGGTCGCGGACCTGCTCGGGCCGGCGGCCGTCCCCGACGCGGCCGTCGACATCAGGGGGCTGTCCCCGGGCGAACGGCGGGAACGGGTTCGAACCGCCTTCGAGTCGACCGCGCCGGGTGACCCGTTCGTCCTCGCGAGCGACCGCGACCCGTCGCCGGTACGCGGGTTCCTCGCGGACGTCGCGGGGGTCGACGAGCGCGACGGCTTCCCGAGGTTCGACGTCGAGCGCGCCTCGCTCGGGACGTGGCTGCTCCGGACGGTCAGGCCCTGACGCCGATCAGCTCATCCGGGACGGCGGCACGATCAGCACGTTGCCGTTCGCCCGGGCGACGACCTGCTCGGAGACGCTGCCGATCAGCAGGCGGCGCAGTCGGCTGTGACCGCGCGAGCCGAGCAGGATCACCGTCGGATCGACCGCCGCCTCGGTCGCGAGGATCTCCTCGGCGGGCTTGCCCTCGCGCACCTGCGTCGTCGTCTCGATCCCCCACTCTTCGAGGTCGGCCGCGAGGTCGTCGAGGCGCGTCTCGGGGTCCTCGACGGCCGCGTCCGTCCGCCGCTGCTCGGGGCCGGCGACGTGGAGCAGCGTCGCCTCCTGGGTCGCATCCTTGAGGTGGCGGAACTGCTCGAACGCCCGTTCGGCGTTCTCCGAGAAGTCCGTCGCGTACAGCACGCGCTGGAAGAGGTGCTCGCGGACGACCTCGTGGTCGCCGTCGTCCTCGGCGATGCGCTCGATCAGCAACGGCGCGACGGTCGTCCGCGCGATGTTGCGCGCGGTGCTGCCGATCAGCCGCCGTTCGAGCGGGCTCTGCCCGCGCGAGCCGACGATCACGAGGTCGGCGCGGATTCGCTCGGCGAGGCCGTTGATCCGCCGGTGGGGCGTGCCGCGGACGACGTGCGTCTCGACGTCGAAGCCCGCCTCCTCGAAGAGTCGGCGCTGGGCCGCGAGCGCGCGCTCGCGTTGCTCGTCGAAGTTGATGCCCGGCATCCCGTAGTGGACGTTCGCGCTCAGGACGGTGATCAGGTGTACCTCGTCGATCCCGATGCGTTCGAGGCACTCGAGGCAGGTCCGCGAGGAAATCGCCGTCTCGCTCGCCTCGGAGAGGTCGGTCGCGAATATGGCCCTCATAGTCGGAGGAAGGGGCCGACGACACATGAATATTGCGCGTAATTCCCACTATCGCACACATCGTGTCGCCGGCCCGCAGTTCCTTTCCGCGCGATTCGGTTCCGACGGGACGGAACTCGCTGGCGTCCCCGCCGCTCGAAGGTCGGGGTAGGGCTCCCCGTCGGCGTCGACGGCCGGCGTACGACCGCCCAACGGCTATCTCGCCTGCCGTGTAACCCCCTCCGACGCGGCGCCGTCCGCGGATCCGCGTGCGGCCCGGTGAACGCCCATGCAAGACCTGAACGTCGCGCTGGTGACGATCGGCGGCCTGACGCTGGTGTTGAGCCTGATCGCCGGCCTGCTGCACGACAAGTCTTACCTCCTGTCGGAGCCGCTGGCGGCGCTGCTGCTCGGCGTGGTCGTCGGCCCGGCCGGGCTGGACCGCCTCGGGGTCGCCGGTCTCGGGGACCCGCACGTCGTCGCCGAGCAGTTCGCGCGCCTCACCGTCGGCGTCGCCGTCGTCGGCCTCGCGCTGCGGCTGCCGCGGGGGTACTTCCGCGAGCACGCGACGGGGATGGCGGTCGTCCTCGGCCCGGGGATGGCGGGGATGTGGCTCGTCAGCGGCCTGCTGGCGTACGCGCTGCTCGACCTGTCGTTCTGGGTCGCGATGCTGCTCGGGGCGGTGGTGACGCCCACCGACCCGGTACTCGCGGGAACCATCGTCACGGGGGCGACGGCCGAACGGAACATCGCCGCGGAGACCCGCCACGTGCTCTCCGCGGAGGCGGGCGCGAACGACGGCCTCGCGTACCCGTTCGTCTTCCTCTCGATACTGGCCCTCGAACACCCGCCGGCGACGGCACTTCGCGACTGGCTGACCGAGACGCTGCTCTGGGAGGTCGGCGCGGCGGTGGTCCTCGGGCTGGCGGTCGGCGCCGCGGCCGGCCGGCTCGAACGCTGGTCCCGCGAGCACGAGTACCTCGAGGAGACGTCGATGCTGACGGTCACGGTGGCGCTGACGTTCGCCGTCCTCGGCGGCGTCAAACTCCTCGGCAGCGACGGCATCCTCGCGGCGTTCGTCGCTGGGCTCGCGTTCAACCGGCTCGCCGACGCGCGTGACGAGGCCGACGAGCAGCGGGTCCAGGAGACGCTCACGCGGCTGTTCACCTTCCCCGTCCTCGTCGTCTTCGGCGTCGTCCTCCCGTGGGACGGGTGGGCGTCGCTGGGGTGGACCGGCGTCGCGCTCGCCGTCGGCGTCCTGCTGTTGCGCCGGGTCCCGATGGTGATCGCGTTCCGCTGGTTCGTCGAGCCACTCGAGAACGCGCTCGACGCGCTCTTCGCGGGCTGGTTCGGCCCGATCGGCATCGCGGCGCTGTTCTACGCGATGGTCGCGCTCCGCGAGGTCGGCCACGAGGTGGTCTGGACGGCCGCCAGCCTCGTCATCGCTGGCTCGATCGTCGTCCACGGCCTCACGTCGACGCCGTTCACGAAGCTCTACGGGCGGGTGGCCGAGCGCGCGGGGCCGCGTCAGGGCGCGGCCGCGGCACCGACCGAGAAGTGAGGCGACGGCCGGGCCAAGCTATTTCGACGCGCGTCGGGTAGACGGCCACCATGACCACGACGTTCGACCCCGACGCGGTCGAGGCGGTCGCGTTCGACTCCTACGGCACGCTCGTCGACGTCGACGCGGTCGTCGACTCCCTCGCCGAACACGTCGCCGAACCGGAACTGGTGGCGACGATCTGGCGGGAGCGGTCGCTCGCGTACGCGATCGTCGGCGACGCGGTCGGCGAGTACGACGCCTTCTACGAGTTGAACCGCCACGCGCTGCGGTACGCGCTCGAAACCGCCGGCGCCGACGTCGACGAGGCCGACCGCGAGGCGATCCTCTCGACGTACCGCGACCTGCCCGCCTTCGACGACGTCCGCGGCGGGATCGAGCGGCTTCGCGAGGCCGGCTACGAGTGCTACGTCGTCTCGAACGGGGACGCGGCGATGCTGGAGTCGACGATCGAGGGGGCGGGTCTCGGTGACCTCCTCGCCGGGACCGTCAGCGCCGACGAGGTCGAGCGGTTCAAACCCCGCCCGCGGCTGTACCGCCACGCCGCCGACCGGATCGGCGCGCCGCCGGCGTCGCTCGCGTACGTCGCCGCGGGCTGGTGGGACGTCCCCGGCGCGATCACCGCCGGGATGCAGGGGGTGTGGCTCGACCGGGCGGACGGCCGCTGGGGGCCGTACGAGGTCGACCCGGACCTGCGGATCGAGAGCGTCCACGACCTCGCCGACGAACTCGGCGCGTGATCGGTGCCGATCCCGTCGCGGTCCTCACGCCGACGTTCGCGGTCGGCCTCGCGGTCGTCCACCTGTTCGGCGCGCGACTCCTCTCGCTGGACGTGATCCCGCGCAGTCCGTGGCTGTCGCTGGCCGGCGGCGTCTCGGTCGCGTACGTCTTCGTCCACGTGTTGCCCGAACTCGCGGCGGCCGCCGAGACGATCGAGCGCAGCGAGAGCGCGCTCGCGGCGATCGAGTACCACGTCTACCTCGTCGTCCTGACGGGGTTCGTCGCCTTCTTCGGCCTCGAACGGTACGTCCGCGAGGCGAGCGGCGAGGGCGACGGCGAGCGGGAACCGGACGGCGTCTTCTGGCTCCACACAGCCTCCTTCGGGGCGTACAACGCGCTCGTCGGCTACCTGCTCGTCCACCGCGACGAGCGCGGCGTCACGGCGCTCGCGCTCTTTTTCGTCGCGATGGCGCTGCACTTCGTCGTCAACGACTACGGCCTCCGCTCGCACCACGGGCGGACCTACCACCGGTACGGCCGGTGGGTGCTCGCCGGGGCGGTGCTCGTCGGCTTCGCGGTCGGGTACACCGGCCCCGTGAGCGAGGTCCTCGTGGCGGTCCTGTTCGCGTTCCTCGCCGGCGGCGTCATCCTGAACGTGATGAAAGAGGAACTGCCCTCGGAGCGCCGGAGCCGCTTCTGGGCGTTCGCCGGCGGCGTCGCGGGCTACGCGCTCGTCCTGCTGGCGATCTGAGCCGACCGTTTATCCCGTTCGAACGCGCAGGGTACGGCAACGTGACCGATCGACGGAGCCGTGACGACCGCTGTACGCTGTGTGGGACGGCCCTCGCCGGGTCGGCCGTCGAGGCGGACGCCGGCGAGCGGTTCTGCTCGTCCGGCTGTCGCGACGTCGCCGCCCTGTACGGGAGCGACGCGGACGAGGCGGACGCCGACAGCGAGCGCCCGCGCTCGGACGGCACCGTCCGCACGTTCCTGCGCGTCGACGGGATGCACTCGGCGACCTGCGAGGCGTACCTCGAATCGGTCGCCGAGGCCGAGGACGGCGTCGTCGACGCGGCGGCCAGTTACGTCACCGAGACGGTCCGGGTCGACCACGACCCCGACCGCGTCTCGCCGGCCGCCCTCGAAGCGACGCTGACCACGACCGGCTACACGGCCTACCGCCGCGACGAGGCGGCCGCCGCCGACGGCGAGACGGGCGGCACCCGCCGGTCCCGGGAGGTGACGGGGATGCGAAAACGCCGGGCCGACGACGTCTTCGAGATGCGGTACGTCGTCGGCGTCGTCTTCGGCTCGTTCCTGCTGTTGCCCTACGTGGCGGTGCTCTACCCGGTCTACCTCTCGTCGTTCGCCGACTGGGGGATGCTGGCGCTGTTCGGCGAGGCGTTTACCGGCCTCGACGAACCGCTGTTCCTCTCGGCGTTTTTCGTCCTGACGGGCATCGTCCTCTATCTGACCGGGATGCCGCTGCTGCGGGGGGCGTACGTCGGCCTGAAGATGCGCCGGCCGAACGCGGCGCTGCTCGCGGCGCTCACCATCGTCGGCGCCTACGCCTACGGCACCCTCGCGGGCGTGACCGGCGGGCTCGACGTCTACTACGATCTGACGGTCGCCGTCGCGGCGGTCGTGATGGCCGCCTCGTTCTACGAGGCGACGGCCAAGCGCCGGGCGACGGACCGCCTCACCGACCTCACGGTCTCGCAGGTCGACGAGGCCCGCCTGTACGACGCCGACGGGACGACGGCGACGGTCCCCGTCGAGGAGGTGGCCGCCGGCGACCGCGTGCTCGTCCGCCGGGGCGAGCGCGTCCCGGTCGACGGCACCCTCGCGGAGGGGTCGTGTACGGTCGACGAGGCCGTCGTCACGGGCGAGTCGCTCCCGGTCGCGAAGGAGGCCGGCGACGCGGTCGTCGGCGGGTCGGTCGTCACCGACGGCGCCGCGGTCGTCGACGCGGGCGAACGGACGACGAGCAGCATCGACCGGCTCACGCGGGCCGTCTGGGACGTCCAGAGCGCCGACCACGGCGTCCAGCGCCGCGCCGACGACCTCGCCTCGCGGCTCGCCCCGCTCGTCGTCGGCGCCGCCGTCGTCGTCGGCGCGGGGACGCTCGCGCTCGGCGCCGACCCGACGGCCGCCGCGATGGCGTCGCTGCTGACGCTCGTCGTCGCGAGCCCGTGGGGGCTCGGCTTCGCGGCGTCGCTCTCGGTCGCCGCCAGCATCGAGGAGGCCGTAGAGCGGGGGCTCGTCGTCTTCGACGAGACGGTCTTCGAGCGCCTCCGCGCGGTCGACGTCGTCGTCTTCGACAAGACGGGGACGCTCACCGCCGGCCGCACGGAGGTACTCGAAGCGGACGCCCCCGCGGACCTCCTGCGGGCCGCCGCCGCGCTGGAGGAGCGGGCGTCCCACCCCGCCGCCGAGGCCATCGCGAGCGCGTTCGCGGGAGAGGGGACCCGGGCGGACGGCGGTTCGCTGGCGGACGACGTTCGCGTGTGCGACTTCCGGAGCCACGCGACGGGCGTCGAGGGGGTCGTCGACGGGCGGCGTACCCTCGTCGGCCACCCCGACCTCTTCGCCGAGCGCGGGTGGACGGTCGACGAGGCGCTCGAACGCCGCGTCGCGGACGCCCGCGGGGTCGGCCGCCTGCCGGTCGTCGTCGGCCGCGACGGCGCCGCGGAGGGCGTCGTCGTCGTCGGCGACGAACCCCGTGCGGGCTGGGAGGAGACGGTGACGAGCCTGCACGAGAGCGGCCGCGAGGTCGTCGTGCTCACCGGCGACGACGAGGCCGCCGCCGACGCCTTCGCGCGCCACCCGGCCGTCGACCGCGTCTTCGCGGGCGTCCCGCCCGACGGGAAGACCGCCGCCGTCCGCCGCCTGCGCGCCGGGAACCGCGTCGCGATGGTCGGCGACGGGACGAACGACGCGCCCGCGCTCGCGGCGGCGGACCTCGGGATCTCGCTGGGCGGCGGCACCGCGCTGGCGGCCGACGCGGCGGATCTGGCGATCGTCGACGACGACCTCGCGGCCGTCGAGCGGGCGTTCGCGCTCTCGGCCGCGGCGGGCGAGCGCCTCGACCGGAATCTCCGGCTGGCGGGCGCGTACAACGCGGTCGCGATCCCCGCGGCGCTGCTGGGCGTTCTCAACCCGCTGGTCGCGATGGTCGGCGTCGTCGCGACCGGCGCGCTCGTCGCCGCGAGCGCCTGGCGGCCGCTCCTCGAGGAGTAGCGATCAGTCCGCGGTCCGGTTCTCGGCCCGGTCGGGGCCGGCCCCGTTCCCGGGCGCGTCGATCGGCGCGCCGGGGTCGCGGTCGCCGGTGACCGGTTCGCCGACCGAGTCCCCGGCGATCGAGCGCGCGATTTCGGCCGTCTCGGGGCCGCCGAGGCTGCTCGCGCGCTCGCGCACCTCGCGGATCGACGCGGCGTCGACGCCGCGCTCGCGCAGGACGTCCGCGGGGAGGCCGTCGGCGGTGGCCGCCGCCGCCGCGACCTGTCGCTCCACGGCCCGCGTCTCCGCTTCTATCGTCGCGACCTCCGCGCGGTACCGGCCCTCGCCGATCTCGCCCGCCTCGCGGGCGGCCTCCAGTTCGTCGAGTCGCGTCTCCAGTTCGTCGAGTCGCGCGTCGGCCGCCGCGACGCGCTCGGCGACGACGTCGGCCCGCTCCTGGTCGGTTTCGGCGTTCGCGACCGCGACGCCGTGTGACCGCTCGGCCACCTCGCCGTGCAGTTCCGCCCCCTGAACGCCGACGACGCCCGCGAGGCGTTCGCCGGGCCGGACGCCGTCGTCGCTCGCGTTCACATCTCCTGTGGTCCCGTCGCCCTGGACGCCACCGGCCGCGAACCCGCCCGCCGCGGCGAAGGGGACCGCCGCCAGCGCGACGGCGGCCGCGAGCGCCAGCGCGATCGACGTGCTCCGTCTCATTGCGCGGTCGTACGGACTCGCCCGCCATATACGTCCGCGATCGTGATCCCGGTTCGACGACCGTCAACGCCGTTCAACGCCGTTTTCGACGCGACGCGGGCGGGCGATTTCGCGGCGTTTCGTTCGCGCATCGTTTGTCACTCGTCGGACTCGTCCTCGTCGGGCAACGAGAGCACGTTCTCCCGGCCGAGGCGGAACGACTCCAGTTTCCCCGCCTCGCGCAGGCCGGTCACGACCTTGCTCGTCTTCGCGTCGGTCCAGCCGAGTTCGGAGACGACCTCCTGTTGTTTCATCCGGCCGCCACGCTCCTCGACGAGGCGGAGCACCTGCTCCTCGTTGCTCAGGAGGTCGGTCGCGGGCTCCTCGCCCGCCGGGGGCTCGGCTCGCCCGCCGCGGTCGTCGCCGCGGTCGTCGTCGTCCGTCCGCGTGGCGAGCGGGGCCCTGCGCTCGTGGGTACGGTACCAGTAGACCGCCGCGACGCCGACCGCGCCGACGAGCGTCGCGGCCGCGACGAGCGCGAGTCCCGGCCCCGCCGGTGAGACGACGACCCGCGGCTCCCCGGCGACGAAGTCCGTCCGTCCGCCCCGCCAGATGACCGCCCGCTCGCGCCGGTCGTCCGGGTCCGGGGCGACCGCGTCGAGTTCGTACCCCTCGGGCCACGCGATCAGCAGCCGCGTCCCGTCGTCGAGGTAGATCCCCTCGACGGCGTCGCCGACGCGCAGTTCGTCGCCCTCGACGGCGGCGAACCCGCGCCAGACGAACGTGTACCTGACGACGCCGTACTCCCGCGGGACCGACTGTCGCTCGGTTTCGACGGCGAACTCGTCGGCCGACATCTCCCGGCCGGTCGCCTCGCTCGCCGCCGCGACGGTCTCCTCCATGCGGCCGGCGAACTCCCCGACGTGTCCCTCGGAGTCGTTCTCGACGTCGCTCCTGAGCGACTCGAACGCCGCCTCGCTCTCCTCGTCGTCCAGACGAATCCAGAACTCGAGGGTCCACTCCGCGTCGCCGTTCTCTCGGACGGCGACGTCCATTCGCACCTCGTCCGCGTCGACCTCGTCGAACTGCGGGGCGAGGGCGTCCTGTGACCCCGCCGGATCGGCGGCCGCGGCGGGGGCCGGAACCGCCCCCGCGAGGACGGTCGCGATCACCAGCACCGCCGCGAGACCGACGCGAACGCGCATACGGGTCGGTGTTCGTATCATCGCTTAAATCGTCCGAAAGTCGTTCGTTCGCTCGGTTCTACACGCCGGGGACGCCGAACGCGCCGACGCCGACGCCGAAGAGACCGTCGAGGACGGACAGGATGACGGCCGCCGCGAGCCAGGCGACGACGCCGATCAGCGCGGCCGTCGCCCACCCGCCGGGGTACCGCCGCTCGATCACCCAGACCCAGGCGACCAGCGCGAGCAGCGGTCCGACGAGCGGGACCCAGGCGGTTAGCGCCCACGCGAGCGCCCCGACGAGGGCCGTCACGACCGCGTGGCCGTAGTCCTCGACGCCGACGATGATCGTCGCGCCGACGAAGATAGCCAGTCCGCCGACGAGCAGCGCGACGACGAACGCGACGATCGATCCGACGAAGGGAACCATTTCGTGACTCCCTTTCGAACTGGAAGGTAAAGTTGTGGTGGTCTCGGGAGCGGAGCATCGGCGAGAACCGGCGGCCGTCAGGCCCCCGGCACGCCGAGCGCGCCCGCCGCGCCGAGGCCGAGCAGGTCGAGCGCCGCGAGGGCGACGACCGCGGCGGCCCAGGCGGCGACGCCGATCGCGGCCGAGCGGAGCCAGCCGCTCCGGTAGCGCCACCGGACGACGCCGACCCAGGCGACGAGCGCCAGGAGGCCGCCCAGCAGCGGTACCGGCTCGAACAGCGCCCAGACGAGCGCGCCGAGCAGCGCGGTGACCACCGCGTCCGCGTAGCTCCGCGCCTCCGCCACCGCGTAGGCGCCGGCGTGGATCGCGGCGCCGCCGAGCAACAGGCTCGCCGCGAACGTCACCAGACGATCATCGAGGCCGACGGCGGCCGGAGTAGCCGGCATAGGTTGGGGGATGGCGTGTCGGACTACGCGTCCTCGTCGTCACCGTCGTCGGCGTCACTCGGCGTCACGTCGCTGATGGCGTCGCCGAGCG
The Salinilacihabitans rarus DNA segment above includes these coding regions:
- a CDS encoding DUF7345 domain-containing protein gives rise to the protein MRVRVGLAAVLVIATVLAGAVPAPAAAADPAGSQDALAPQFDEVDADEVRMDVAVRENGDAEWTLEFWIRLDDEESEAAFESLRSDVENDSEGHVGEFAGRMEETVAAASEATGREMSADEFAVETERQSVPREYGVVRYTFVWRGFAAVEGDELRVGDAVEGIYLDDGTRLLIAWPEGYELDAVAPDPDDRRERAVIWRGGRTDFVAGEPRVVVSPAGPGLALVAAATLVGAVGVAAVYWYRTHERRAPLATRTDDDDRGDDRGGRAEPPAGEEPATDLLSNEEQVLRLVEERGGRMKQQEVVSELGWTDAKTSKVVTGLREAGKLESFRLGRENVLSLPDEDESDE